From the Parus major isolate Abel chromosome 1A, Parus_major1.1, whole genome shotgun sequence genome, the window TTCTTTATGGTCTTGTAAGGATCTTAAACTCTGTCACTACTATAATTACTCAGGTCTGACTGACTTTTGCTGAACTGTGGCCAAATTTGTGAAGACAGGTCTCAGAATACTTTCCCACATATTTTAATCTTCACATCAAATTCTGTAATTAATGTCCAGTATCAAAATACCATTAAAGCTGTTAATATTTAATCTGCAAAATCTAGCAGATAGAAAACTGAGCAGATGATTAattggttttcttctttgcagTCACAGGTAATGTAATAATACTGCTTGTTCTATTAGCATGTAGTAATACTGGTTTTTCCAACTTCAGGGGGTTTATGATGAACTCTTGACTTTCTTAATTCAAAACTTCTGTATTTAGTATCtcattattttacaaattaaatgtTAAAGATGATTGTGTCTTTCATAAAACTTGCTGTACCATATTCTACTAATTGAGTGTGAATGAGTGTGTATGTCTGACACTGACCAGTGCCTTTTTAGAAGGTGCTGTATTGTCATATACGTCAATATGTTGTCTTCCATCCAGAAACTTTAATGTCTTTTTGCCTCAGGTGaatgttgtgttttgttttctgaaatatcagGATTTAGATTTTTGTGCGTTCTTGTAGTgaggcagggatgtgcaggTGATACATCTCAGTGACATCAGATGTAGCAACATGTTATCCTCAGTGAGGTAGTATTAGCTTATTATCTATTTTGTGTCTTCCATTTCAAAAATAGGTGTTTTCTAGTTGTGCCAAGCACTGTTAGTTCATCTGTACCATTTATAATTTAATCTACATACATGTTCAGATTATGTTTAAAGTTACTGTTGTTATAAAGCTTACTTTAGGACTGGCTGTCCAAATTTGAAGTCATGTTAACCATTTTCCTGAAAGCTTCTGAAAACATGTGTTCTGTTGTTTTGACACTACCAGTGTccctttcaaaataaacagcatCAGGGGTTGCGAGCTTAATTTTTTGCTCATTCATGGTTCTAAACTATAGCTCTACATTGGTAGTGATTCCATGCAATCAGTTACCCTCCGACATCTACTATTCCTGTTAAAATTAAAGGCATTAGTGCCCAGCAAATAATAGCTTTCTCTTTCACCCACTGCAAAGCAACAATCCTCTGTACTAGGTTTTCTATGTAGCATAAACTGACACTGAAACTGTTTGGATTTTAGTCTTGTCTTTGGCACAAAGTATGCCCTAGCTGCTCTCATGCTGCTCTCCTTAAATATGTGCATCTgatataaagaataaaaaaatctaaaatggTGATGCTTTCTCAGATATTCTGCTGTGTAATGCAGTGATAAGGAAGACTGTAATTGAATTCACGAAAGACTGGTTCCAGGAAACTGAAGCAGTATGTTGTGCTTATATTACTTAAATGCTTCTCCCTTGTTTCCAGAACATTTGGATGAAGTGAGAGCAATGAAAAGTAACAGGTAGAGATTTCAGTTAATCTCAACATGTGCAAAAAATATCGAATGTGATGTAATGCACGTGTCATGTTCAAAGGAAGAGATACATCGTCAAAGCGGGCACGAGGCAGTAGGTATTTAGAGTAGCTGATTGTTTATCAAAGAAAATGGTGTTGTATATGAGGGACTGAATTGTCAGAATCAGGAAATCTGTTTGatagtttggaaaaaaaaaataaccttaaaaGAAATATTGGTATTTTTAGGAGATAATAGAATCCAAATTATACCTTCTTACCATATAAGATCAGTGCAGAAATACCATATGAATCTTGTGAAGAGTTACATAGACTTGGAGAAGTGCTTGTGGATTTCTCCTCACACTGTGCTCCCAGTTACAATGTGATGCTTCCAGATGGAGGGACAGCTGCCCTAAATGTTTGAAGCTCAAAGTGGCTCACATCTGGAATCACTGCTAGTAATAAGGATTGAATGAAAGCTAAAAGCATGCTGCTTACCTTAAGAGATTCCAAGTTGCGCTTCATTCAAGTGCAAcatctccccttccctgcaAAGAATTTTGTAGTGACTGTTTCCAGAGCACATAGGATCCTTTAAATAAGGGGTTGTACCAGGCTACTTTCCTGGTCTGACACAGGGTGAATGACTTTAAACTTTGTTTTGAATCTACAGTTAAATACTCATTCTCATTTTCAGCTGTGGAAATATCCATGATGATGTGGGAATATGTGTGAAGTGAGTGGGAGAAATGAATTGGTTTCTCTGAAAGCTAGGAGGATGGTGTATGATAACAAACTAGGGGCTTATAATTGCATGGCAATATAAAGTTGTCACTCATACAATAAAGGAATACCACCTGTGATAGGTGTACTAAGCATGAACTGGATAGTTTGTCTACATCGTTTCAGAAGACCTGCTTTGAACACCATAATACTAGTAACATAATTGTGACTCAAAGTATTTTGTCTGTTGTTCATGTGAAAAACATTACATTAAAACCTCAAGTACAGAATTACAGTATTCAAGTGAAAATAACCTTTCTCTTTCTTATAGATGGTGATTCTCAGTCTCTCAAGGAACATCTCATTGATGAGCTGGACTACATCCTTTTGCCAACTGAAGGCTGGAATAGGCTAGTGAGCTGGTACACATTGATGGAAGGTCAAGAGCCAATTGCACGCAAGGTACTCTAACTACTGGGATGAATATGATTCAGATATAGCCCTGCAAATATGCAGGAGTCGCACAGGAGTTTATTAGCAGACTTTTAAGTCCTGGCCTATGATAATCATATAGAGAACTCCTGCTTTAGTTGCTTATTGGTATCtaatttttattcagatttttgaGGCTTAATTGTGTAATATTGAGGCAGGGGTATGCAAAGGCTataatactttctttttctggaagtaAGTTCTCTTGATACATATCTTACGAAGAATTTGCTTTAGAAGCTTGTATGGCTATTAATGCAAAAGATTTTGTAATTAGGTGAATAACTCCAAAACTGTATTGACTATATTAGTGTAAAGCCTCGCTCTAATAATGTTAACACTGGTGGAGTAATCGGTAGTTTCTTTCTGATGAACAGTCTGTGCTCAGCCGCTTGCTAAGGGAGTTATTTCTTTAAGCAAAAAGCTTACCTCAAGGCAAGTACGGTGGATAATGTGGCCCTTCATCAATACGAGATTCTGAAAAATTAGCATCTTTAAATTTGTTTGCTCCAGCACATAACACCCTTATTATTCAAGTGGTAGAACATTTCACCAGTTTATTGATCATACAatctttttttgtgttatttcttAAGTTTTTCAAATTTGTGATTACAGTTGCATCCTCTCTGGACTGAATTacttagtttttaaaatgcattttggtaTATTTATCCTTTCTGTATTGACCACTAGGGTGTATTTTTCCAGTTACAGGGATCTCtgttttgattctttttaaaTCACTATAAAAATATTAGGCTTAGAATTTAGTTTTATGATTTCTGGTGTAATACAACTTTCATTTCCTTATGACAAAAGTATGGTCTAACTGCATGCATGCTGGCTGCCTCCTTGCAGTCCACTCTTCAGATAAATTGTAGATATAGCTGTAGAAGGCATTTCAGgtcttcaaaattaatttggctAGCAACAGCAGTTTGTTTAAGggttttataatattttctctaATATGATAAAATAGTTGTTGAGTTTTGGTTTAAAGAGACATCCCTGAAATGTCTTTTTGACTAGTTCTGTTAGAGCtgaaatccattaaaataaCTCTCCTTCTTTAAAGATATATCTGTTATCAACTTGTTACTCTATTTTTATGAAGATGCATTTGAGTAAACTGCGTACTCTTCCATCAGCATGGTAAAGtaaaaagtctgtatttttttcagtttgggtGGAAGATGGAGGGAGAGAGCAGTGAAATAAGAGTAACTTCCATTCCTCTTGGAAGTAGCTAACTGGAAAAATACATGGAGTATAATGAGTGGCCAGGTAAACTGGCATAGCTTTGTTATTTTCTGGCAATATAAACAGCAGTTATCCACTGAGAAGCATATTCCagttcagcatttttatttctgatgcaTTTGCCATtcactattatttttcttgtctgccTTTATGGgttgctttttttcagaaacGTGATATTATACTTCTCTTTCATCCCCTTAGTTACACCAGCTATATTTGAAACTTGGATCCAAATTTTAAACTgataaaattttgtatttgatCTGTGTCAAATAATGTTAAGACTTCTTGTACGTACTACCACTAGAgtgtaattttttattcttagaaGTGTCTTGGCCATACTGCATAGTTTTGTTTACTGCCACTATTTTGTTGTGACTCTAGTAGCTGAAAACTACGAAGCTGCTCGAATTAAGATGTGCTTTTGTTTAAATACCATGACTGACAGTCATTAAAGCTAAGACaagcaatgatttttttccctatggcACATACATGTAAGTTATATTTGTACAGCAGATAGCAGATCTCTCCTAGCAATTAGCTGGTGGCTTTATTTTAACCGTATTTGTCAGATGTATCACATATCAGGCTGATGGTTATTTTTGGAGCAGTCTACATGACTAAGAGTACTGCAGTTACACTTTGGaagatgaaagggaaaaacatttaAGAGGTGaccctgaatattttttttctaaattttacttttatttaaaaacaaaaacatcctgTATATTGAACTATTCAGTAATCTGTGTTTCAAAAATGAACATATAATAAACAACTGTAATGAGTGGGTAAAATCTTAAATGAATGTATGTGTTATCAGAATGTAAGTGgaaggttttgtttaaaaatgtgataGTCAGATTTTACTAGTATTATATTTTTGATAAGTACTCTTTAACTGTGAAAACTTGCTCTTGATGTTCTGAGGAAGTAGTATACCATGAatgtatttggaaataaaagtagCTTTGGGTGTTTTTACTTTCTGGTCAATTATCTTTGGATCAAGGTTGCATGGTTGTGATTTCTGCTGTACTTAACACTTTGAAAGTCATGTTATGCACAGGTAAGACATCATCATGGAAAAAACTACTTTCTAGTTTACTGTATTAATAAAAAGTTATAGGAGAATTAAAATAGGAGAATATTTTAGTTGTAGCTTTTTGCATTTGTTGTCTTCTATTATGTGAACTTCAGTTTCTTGAAGAgttctccaaaatattttgaagcttGTGTATGTGAAAACATTCAGACTGATATGTGATCctgttctgtttttcaggtCGTTGAACAGGGTATGTTTGTAAAGCACTGCAAAGTAGAAGTATATctaacagaattaaaattgtgtgaaaatggaaatatgaaCAATGTTGTCACACGAAGATTTAGTAAAGCTGATACAATAGGTACGCACAActattttcctaaaaatatgTGATTGGTACTTGTACATGTAACAAGTTCTGAATAAATGTCTAGATAAAATGATAGATGGGTATTTTGACCATTAAAAACAATGGTGGGAGTACTTTTGTCTGGATCAAAGTTAAAAGTTAACAAATTGGAATATTGAGAGGGTTTAATGCAATTTTAACAATATAATTGTATGTTCCATTATCTAAGCAGCTGCATTAACTTCAGAGGTTTGAGCTTTTAAGGAAGTGAATAGTGTGATGTTGTTTATTGGATTTCATAGTACTTTTTCTTGGCTTTTGATgtgtaagaaataaattttttgtgtttcattaaCCAATACGTACTAGTCATATATATGAGAAGGATATATTACAAAACACGAGAAACAATTTAATAAGTTGATGGCTAAAGGTGACCTACAAAAGCAGTATTCTTCACATTGTGAAGTGGCAGGCCAGGCACAATCTTTTACAGTAATTGAATCCTCTATTGAACCTTTAACTTccctttatttgtatttatttagacTGCTCGTTAGGCATTCTGTCACTGTTTGAAACAGTGTTTTGATAATGTATTCGAACTAATAATAACAATCGGAACATTTTCAAAGATACTGCTCCTCATTTTTTGGTGTATTTGTGCATGTGTATCTGAGATAAGAGTCTTTCCATCATCTGTATTTATGCAGGTTTATACTTTATGCAGAAGTGTACTTTATGCCCTTGGCACTGTATGCCCAGCCATCACTTTGTTTACATTTGTTGACAGCAGTGTATGTTTTTTAGGTTTTGCTTCTCTTCACGTTATGGGTAGTGACTTACACCTACCAGCCTTAAATTCTTTGCAGATTGCTTGCTTTACAAGCAATCATTTCACTTGGTTAAGTTTCAATATTTAAGTTAGACCTCTTGTATTagaataaaagctttaaaattgtgaaaattaTCCTCAAAGCAAGGTTCGTGGTACGTTAATTTGCCTTTTTGAGATTTCATTTAACTTGGGAAGTTATACTTCATTATCTTCTGAGGAAACCAGAAACTTGGCAAAAGCAGTTTAGCGTTGTCCTTCCCTTAGGACCAAATGCAAGCTATTTTGATATATATATCACTGAAATTATAGGTAATGgatgaattttctttctctaaccAAAAGCAGGGCATTTTGGAATGACTGTTACTTGAAggtatattaatttttttttaacaaagagaGATTGCAATTATGAATAAATTGTTGTAAATTAATATGAATAAAATTGTAAAGGGTAATGAGAAGCAGTCAGAGTTCACTTTCAATCCCTTTCCAGACACTGGCcttgtttgctttcctgaaaCATGGATGATATGCTCCTGGAAGCCTTTAAAAACATGCCCTTCATGAAATTGAAGCTTCTTGTGCAGAGCATGAAAGCAGAGCCATCCTAGCCAAGGCATCCAAAGGCATTTGTGCCTTAGAAGAAGAGCTAGAAAAATTCAATCCACTTTAAGAGTGAAATAATAACTGATCCCTCTTATTCATTAGTAATATTGTGAATATTTCCCCCCCCTATTTCTTACCTTGAGTATATTTAAGATAGTTCTGGAATTCATCAAATACTCAGCAGAAATGCTTATTATATCAATTAATAATATGCAAGAGGGATCTTACAGAAtcttgattatttttcccctcttccttgTATATTTCAGTAAGGGATGCACTTTTATTACAGTTGCAGAAGGTTTGTGGTACAAGAGAGTCAATTACAATTATTGAGAGCCCCACAGAAGTGAGTAGGTACTATGGTCAtttcaagaaattttaaattttctatcCACCGTCATTGATTGTATTATTTACTGCACTTAAATATAAGTACAAGACCTTCCTTAATTCACAAAACTGGAGAATATCCTAATATAATACTCACCTATCAGTCTTCAGATATGTGTTATTCCTGGAATACCTTTGCTTTTCCACTCAAACAGAAGCTAAGCTGTGTCAATAAATTAGTACAGAGTCAAGGGCTGACCTAATAATGCCAGTCATTCTCTTGCAATGGTACTAGTCACATCGGACATGTTCTTTGGAGCTTCTTGGGAAACTCCTGTGACTGAGGACCCTTGCCTTGGAGACAGTGCACAGTGACTTTGAGACTGGATGATGACTAGCTCTCTTGGGGATGAGGGGATTAATTCTAAAAGGAAAGGGAGTTAGACAATAGATGTAGTTgatgcagctttccagccaaGATGCTGATCCCAGAGAGCATCAGGGCTTCTGAAAATGAGTTAATGATCCATTCAGGGATTTGAATCATGTGAAAGTATGATAGAACTAATTCATCAGCTTAGTATGTTAGAGttttacaaaacacaaaatgtcaGAGAGATTGTCTGTAGCCTTGGTTATGGACAAATAAGAGTCAGATTGTGTCTACAGTACCATAAAACAATTCAAAAACCGAGCTGATAAACTTCACAGATTATACTACTGGCTCTGCATCTAATGGACTTTTGCTAGTAAATTGCAAATTAGTAGATGACATTGATTTATCTCTCCCTTTTATCTGCTTCAGAATACAAGAATGTAATGCTTGCCACCCTTGAGGACTATTTATTCTGGAATCAATGACTagccttttccttctttatgaAGAAGCGATGACTGTTGGCTAGTTCAGACTGACATCTTAACATTAACCTAAGAGTTTCCTTTAGCCAGCATTTGTGATAGCACTAGCCTTTAGGAGCTAGGATGTGTTTCTATTATCGTATTCACTGAACTTTTTCAGCATCTCATCTAGACTGTTCCAGGAAGTCTTTCAATATAGTACTTAAAGCATGCAGTTGTTTTTAGGAATAAGCTGTATGATTTTTAACACTATAGGGTGTGATCTGTATGGAAGCTGTAACTTTTAACTCTCAAATTGAACTATCTCAGATTGTGGGTATACAGCTGATGGAGTGAGAGGCATCTTTAAATCACAGTTCTTCCTATCTTTTTTAGATATCATGCTAGTACTAATCATGTCATACACTGGATCTATAGAACTAAAactccccagggaagtgctggagtcaacatccctggaagtgtttgagaaCTGACTGCATGTGACACTAAATGCTGTGGTTTAATTGATACGCTGTTGTTTGGTgaaaggttggactcaatgatcttggatgtcttttccaatcttaatgAATCTCCTGGAGGAGAACCCCATACACAGTGTGACTCAGTACTTATTTGATACATTTCCATTTATGCTGGAACAGGTACTTCCACTTTAGTTCATAAGCTAGCACTCCAGTAATACTTGGGGATGGAAGGAAGAATTATAAAGGGTGCATTGGTTATCTGTTCATGGAAGTACATAAAAGAATCTCATTACACAGGCTCAAAAATAGGCATAATAGTCAAGTGGAACATGCTCTTCTCAGAGTCTTGGACATAATGTGTATCCAATCCAATAGGAATGATTCTTCCTGTCTTGTAATAGTTCTGTAAGCAAAGCTGGAAtatcttaaaaattaacataataATGTTAGCTTAGTACTTGTGAAGAAAATGACCTGCCATGCCCAGTTAATTAATTGCCATGATATTAatagaatgaaaaattatattttgtaaatTCTTCGTTTAGTGAAAGCCATTGATTAATCTagattttctactttttttaaacaagattgTTGTTGACTAGCTTCATTCTTATATTCagatacaattattttaattcattggTTGAGAATTGATTCAGACAGTACATTACTTAttgtttttttgaaagcaaacaaataagTCTGTTGTCTTGTTATCACATACCTTGTCTATATATCATCTGTTACAAAAACAGATGATCCAGTCTAACACTTGCTTTCAGACTAAAATGTGTGATAACTAGCATAAAACAAATTGTATTCGGTTACCTACAGTATctacaaatattattttggcCCATTGTCATACATTTCACAATGGACTTTTGCAAGGTACTTTTAAGTTTTGAGTGTCAATTTGGCTTTTCCTGTTTAATCTAGCggaagagaaaataatcctGAGTAAAAGGGAGCAAGAGAAGCTGACACACTAGTGTTTTGTCCTTAGACTTTGTAGGAATGTCTTTCAAAGAGCTTACAGGGCCCATTTTTATAACTGTGCTTTGAGTGATCATAAGGGGTAAAGTGTCTGTTTCTTGACTCCCATTTTGTGTTCTGTTAGCTGTTTTGAGAATGAGCCTTTGTGAGtatagcaattaaaaaaaaagcagccaagtGGGATTGCTATGATACAGAACTGTACACATTAGTTTAAAAACCCAACTTTTTAATAAACTCTACTTTTATGTTAGGAGAATAGTGTTAATTAAAAACTTGTTAAATTGTACATAAATTATGCTACCTTAAAATTATGTTACACTGATTATATTTCTTACttattctatatattttttttatatgtcaGGTAGAGTACGAGCTGGTAgaccttttttctttgaatCTTTCAGGGATGTAAAATCTTCACCTTCCTTTTAGAATAAATTTATGCACTTCAGTGTTACAGAGTAGTCATTTAGACATGTGAATTAATCTTTATATTATATACTGTGGTTAATGCTAATTGCACTCAGATATGAGTAGAagcataaaaccagaaaagggTTGATTTAGGGAACAGAGTGACTTCCTGTACCTGGTTTTGCTACCAGTCTCACTTCTGATAATTTGCTAGCTCCCCACACTCCTCTGTTAGCACACTCAGAAATGAGTAGATGTCTCCTGTCTCTGTTCTTTATCAACTTCTCTTTATTTGGCCTGCCTTGCTAAGAGATTCAGTCCTCTGTTTCCATCTTAAAGGCTAGCTAACTAGTAACTTCATGTTTGTTCTACAAAATGATGCAGTTGTGTGACAATTTCTCAGGTTCATTCATAATTTGAATATGAGGAGATGAATTCTGATGCTTTATTTGACCTTTCACTGTTTGTATATTGAAATGTTAAACTTGTGTTCTTTCCTTCACAAAACAGACACAATTGAAAAGGAGATAAGAAAAATCTTCAATATTCCAGGTGAAAAAGAGACCAGATTGTGGAACAAATACATGAGTAATACTTTTGAACCTTTGAATAAACCAGACAGTACCATACAGGATGCTGGTTTATACCAGGGACAGGTacagtgaaacattttcttttcttgaataCATCTATCCTTTTGCTCATGGAAGTGTTGTTGCACCCAAtgattttttgcttctttttgaaTGGAAGTTGATTTCTAATAGATCATGTTAAGGATGTAGGATTTTGTGAACAAATTTCTTGAAATTAAAGTAGTCTTGGTGTGTATTTTCATGATTAAAGACTGAAAAGAGAGATTAAAGAGAGGATTTAACTCTCCtgatgaataaaaattaaaaattttaatataattttaaattttatgtttaccaaattttattaaattgctGGCATGAATTTGgtaaaatccaaaataaataattattcttaGAATCTTAGATATGTTCCTATAATGAAACTCAAAATTTGAATAACTTTTTAGGTATTCTAAAAGAATGTCTTGCACTCACATTTCATTGTCTGGATTtcacaaacaaaataacaaaaaaatgacaATGTTTTGATAAGAATGACAGATGTTTGTTAACCTGCTTTAACATGGGACAGtgtcataattttaaaatcatcacTTCATAGGTGAATTCCTGACAAGataaattttatctttcaaGATGAATATATGCAACAAACATTGAACATTAAActacaaaatataaatgcaaacaGGTTGAGCAATTGCATTAATAGAATAACTTTTCAGTTTATTGCACTGATCCTTTAGTCTTCAAATAGAGTTGCATGTTTCTTCAACAGTTGTAGTTCATGCAGTCATGCTACAAATGTGGTTGGATGAAATTTGATTGCATTGTTTTGGGCAAGATTATATTAAAGTAACTCCTTTTGCCTTGAAATACTTGACTCTAACCTGCTTCTCAGCAGTATTTatgctgtatttcagttttcttttatgGCATATAAGGTAGGTAATCAGTGCACCAAAATCACTGTTTGAACTATTGTGTCCTTTAATTTCATGCTGCATGTGCTTAAACTCTCACACAGATCTGTAATTCTAACAGTGCAGAGATCCTACTGGAAGAGCCCATATCTCCCATAAAAGATTCACATCAAATATGTAACTTGCAAATTGCCACTATCCCTGTGAAACATTAACTATGAAGCAAGCATGGTCTAATAAAGCCATGACAAGATCTCTAGGTGACATCTGTACTTTGAGCAAAACAAATACTGTTTAAAGCAGAGTTTAACCAAGGTTTATGAAAATGCTAAATGTCATGGTAGGCCATATGTGTTTAGTCAGTTGTGCTTGTTGACACAACACAtagttatttttcttgctgAGCTTCCTAATGtaataatatttattctgaCTATTAAAGTCTGTCTAACCTAGTAGTTATAATAGTTTATGTGATTGAGTAAATTAATGCTTTGAATTTATCAGTTAATTTCT encodes:
- the USP15 gene encoding ubiquitin carboxyl-terminal hydrolase 15 isoform X10, with product MAEGGAADLETQRTDVAALLKTALRKGDTWYLVDSRWFKQWKKYVGFDSWDKYQMGDQNVYPGPIDNSGLLKDGDSQSLKEHLIDELDYILLPTEGWNRLVSWYTLMEGQEPIARKVVEQGMFVKHCKVEVYLTELKLCENGNMNNVVTRRFSKADTIDIMLVLIMSYTGSIELKLPREVLESTSLEVFEN